In Brassica napus cultivar Da-Ae chromosome A3, Da-Ae, whole genome shotgun sequence, the sequence CATATTGAAATAAGAGATTAATATATGCTGTCAGTATTAGAATCATACAaatcaaagaagaaacagagttaCAAACTTAAATAAGTACTGAAGAACTTTATAAGATATAGACTCAAGTGGGCACCATGAGAAGCAGACGCCAACACTAGACAACTCAAAGACACATGTGTCTCGTACGAATGGTACTGTACTATACTACTATGTTATTAAATATTCCGGAAAGCTCCACAACTCTCTATTCTTTTTGGAATTTCCCCCAGCATCTCGTTTTGGCTCGGTGTGATTTACGTATGGCAACAAGCAATGGAAAGTGATATAAATCACACAATTAAAAAGTCAAGAAATGACTTAAAGTAGTGTTACATGTGAGATATGCTTGTACGACTATTTCTGGATGATATTTACTAGATCTTGGCCGTTAAGTGAAAATTTCCTAAACAAATTAAGCATTTAGAGTTCAGTCCAGATTTCACTTGctacttattatattttataaccaaTTAATTTCACTTGCTAGTTAAGTTTAGTCCAGATTTCTCCTTCCCATTACCTTTTTCGAGTTTTTAGATATGTTGTATAGTGACCAACTATTTATTCGAGTTTGAAATGTTTTCTGACTACATAAAAACCTATTTTTAGTTAACAATTGAAGGCCATAAAAACACAACACGGGATTCTAATTTTGAAGTTTGAAACACCAACCACTGGTGACCATCGTAGTATGTATGATGGCCAACACTTTTTTACAACTACAAAAAAGTAGTCACGTATGATTTAGACGTTGCAATTATTGGCTATTACAGGCCTGAATTTTTGGTGTCTCCACTATGAAAATGGATATTCTCTTTTTATTCCATGTCCCTCGTCAAATCGTAACTAGTAATTTGATAGGAAAAGAACACTGGAACTTGATCCGCGCATCatgtaaatatttgatttaatttttgttcaacataaatttataaactcttgattttataaaaatattacatgtatattttttatattttgcaaTTTAcatataaagtaaaatatattattttctaatatacatgtttgataataaattttttatttgtacataatattatattaaaaatttaataacttaatgcaaattaatataatttatctatTCATATAGTAAcctgttattttttttgttaatttatttcaaaatgaaacaacatattgtactaaattttttaattttttgcattaattttatgatattttgttttcttgaaaattgaactctcgaaatttttatatttgactaCATGCGATTTGGTTAATATTAGTATAATACTAAtaataatcaatatataaatatcgGTTTAGTTAGAtaagttttgaaattataattaatttattaaattaatttcaaatactGTGGCACAatatgtaaatacaaaaatacaaaaatacttAATTTATCGTAAATGCAATAgctaaattactaaaaatactGCTAttcatatttacaaatatttctcATTTATACTtttatctatgtttccaaaaaatacaaaaaaaagacTTCAGTTTTAGTAATACAGATTTATTTGTCGTACACATACAAgcttataaatatgattgttaTCAAACACATTACAttgcatatataatatttatatatgcatgattatatatatatatatatatgtatatatatttagaatgtCAGATAATATGCTAAATACACATCccaatttgatataaattatttaatggaaaatattcattttagtaaggtttgaaatatataaatCGATGATAAATGAGATACAGATTATTACTAATATATAATGGCAAGTTAGATCACCTCCTCCATCGGAAATTTCAATGAATATTGtcataaaaaaagattttgaaagAGAAATGGGAGATTCATCTCTTAATCAAAAGACTAGAAAAAATCTTAGACATTGTTAAAAACAcatgcatatttttatttagaaataattaaatttagtatatcagaaataataataataacatattgctcaaaaactaaaaaaaacttaagcaAAACCATGGAAAGATTCTTTATACACGTGCCAGCAGGTTTCCAAACCACATGTTCAAGCACAATGTAatactatatttatatagagtagatccacatattaaaaatgataaagaATACTTGTTCAAGCACAATGTAATACTACATGTCTATAGATTAGATccacatattaaaaatgataaagaatagtttgtttcttcttctttttctgtaaagaaaaaaaaaatttggtttctACTGTGAATTAATGTATCGCTGCTTAGCCGGTCTGACTTCGGTCCAAATGATTAATATAGTATGTTGTAATAGACAATCAGTTCACTCTCTATCATTAGTCGAAGATATTCAAATTCGATCAAACTGAGATGATAACTTTCAAATTACTCTTTCAAATTACTCTATCTAGTAGCATACTCTCGTGCCAGAACCGACCAAATAGTCTATagagtttataaaaaattagaaatagttAAACTTTAGAAATAGACAGCATCCTGATAAACCAGAAATGTCGTTCGCAATGATATTTTATAGGGAATATTTTATATTGGAGTACATAAAATAGCCTTCTccacaaaaacatatatatgatatagaTTGCTCTACAAAAGATACTCGAAAATTTCAAATAAGACACATAATCATATCATAATATCAATATCGAGGTAACAAATAATTCAACTAAGGTAACTCATATGTCATATTAGTTGTTCCCCGTTTGCCTCCAATTTCCCAACCAAATTAACACAATATCATTTTAACTCAACTTAGATCCGAGCTTAAAGCTCTTGCATAACCTGTTTTAAAACTCTTGCATAACTTGTTGGGACTCGCATTAAGAGACCTTTCAATTATAAGAGAATTTTTAATGGTACACAATATGTTTTTCTATAATTCACTTTAAAATAGaacaattatattataaaattaaattcgTTTCAATAGTTCACCTTATAATAACGGGGGTTTATTGGTAAGTGAATTCtcatgaattttgaaaattttgagatttcattgttattggttcttggatttcaaaaattttagtaGAATCCATTGGtattggtttaagaattttttaaaatccattcaaatcccttattattcaaaaagtttagttattattgattTTCTGATTCCaacaaaatctagtgttattgagagatgaattctattcatttttactcataagactcaactttcaaaatatcatatgtaaccttgtgattttcaaaatccatgtgaTAAAAAAcacgaaaaaataataattattcttaccaaatatctattgcaccttaaatccaaattatatgtccaaaactataattcattACATATGCTTTaacattttagaatatataattatttttataaataattatcattttgaatataaatattaataattacatttataaatattaataattttaaaatatatatttaaaaaaaaatagtttcaaaagaaATTCTGAATTTCAAAAAAAGCAAGAGGTAAAATCATCTTTTGCCTTTTTCatgaaaattttttttggtcattttttctcttttaatgcttttttttgaaaaaaactttaaaatggatatttaagaaaaattatcCATTTTTGTATGTATcactattgttttctttttaatttgaaagaaaaaataaataataatgctatatgatttagaaaataaataaattgtatatttactttacaaAAAGAATGATAGAAAATAGATAATACAAATTCATGAAATTCTATACTAATCCAAAAAAGTTATGATCAAATTTTATAAgtcaatgtatataaattttcacaatCCACATAACTTTTAAAATCTATCAACTCTTAAAATTTACAAACTCTATACAAATTCATCTTCCAATAACCCCCCTAAAtctattctataatagagtgacatataaaatagtattgttTTTACCTCCAATACAGAGTAAAAATACaacattactctatattttttataacttaacattactctattatagagtgaaccattgagacaaataattctattatagagggaatcattaaacaaatttaattctataatagagttattatattttagagtgaaatataaaaaaaaatattatgtattattaGAGATATATCAGACCCATTGTCGACACAACAACGAGACTGTTTCTATTTCTCAAAACATGATATAACAAAGGTGGTGTTTTTCTGTCTGTCTGATATCTGATAAACTCCTATTgactaaataaattaaataataaaaggtTGATTTGAACAAAACCAAGTAACCAACTAATCACAAATACCTTCAGAGTTTAATGCCACTCAGCactcacttttaatgaatgtcattagAGATGCCTAAGATGATAGGTATAATCACATATATGATAAAGGAAAAAAGTCTCTTGGAAGGCCGGTCGAGATTGAGAACCAAAATTGACAGACATCGAGGGAGATCACACATAAAAATGTACAAAAGCTTTGAAGATATAAGTgtgcatatatttattttttaaaatgtttaaaacaaCTTTTTGACATGACGTTTTACTTTATTTTACGTAAAGTCTCtttgttctttaaaaaaaaagatataatacAATTAAATTGATGATTTTTCGTATCTATGAGTATCTACCTTACTTTCCTAAATAAAACAATCGTACGCCATTTTGCTAGTTACCCTCATCTCGCAGTTGACTCAAAACAAAATTCCCCAAAATAGCACATGATATTAGCCATCACATAAGtattttaactaattaattgCAAATCTaccaaattataataaatttgattctCGTCAATAGAAACCAAAAACCTACCAAAAACTTCACTTATAAAAACAGAAAAGAGGAAATTTCCGGGAAGTTGCGTAAGTGGACCCCAActtaaacaaaaacaacaacacatACATAGTCGCCACCTATTTATTGAGAACCTGACACAACACACACAGATGTAATGACATTCAAACGTATTAAGCTATGGGAAGTATCGCCGAGCCATGGGGAATCTCGGAGAGCGAAAACGCAAACGGGACACCAAAGGGTTTGAGCAGGGAGCTGCGACATGGGAAAACGGCACACAACATGTCGTCATCGTCGCTAAGGAAGAAGTCAGACCTGCGATTGATTCAGAACGTTCCATGCAAAACTCTCAAGAACGTTCTCTCTAATCTCCAAGAAGTCATTCTTGGTACTAAACTCGCTCTCTTGTTTCTCGCGATCCCTCTCGCCGTTATCGCCGATTATTACCACTACGGTCGCGTAAGCTCCTCTTTCATTCCTCTCTCTCAATTTTGGTTAAATTTTCCAGATAAACTAGGCGATTATTGTTCAGTTTCCAAATGAATTCCCTaagttaaaataatatttagtttaaGGGAATATGAACTTTCTCAAAccagtttttatttaatttcaaattattttacaaactaattttaaatagtATTACATCTGTGGAAGAGTATTAAATAATTCGTCCAAATCCCGTGAGTAATTTTATGGttacataataattaatttgcttttatGGTTCAGAATTTTAATGTATCATGGCCACGTAGTTTATCCGTTACCTTTATTTAGTGCGTTGCGTGAAAAAGATAAAGACAAGTTTATCTATTAATAAAATAcgtttcttttgttaaatgtgcGACAGCCGTTGATATTTGGACTGAGCTTGATAGGTCTGACACCTCTTGCTGAGCGAGTTAGCTTTTTGACAGAGTAAGTACTTATCCAGTTATCCTCTACAACAATTCCTTAATTAGTTTCACTGATTAAGGaataattttagtattttattttattttatttagtatcTAAATCTAactaactaaaattataaatgaaattTGGTTGTGTTGACTAAATGAGATGATTGTTTGATTATGTATTGTTGGTGAAAATcacttatttacatttttttttgcaattttgaaatgatgttaaaattttctgtttctttaataaaaaagtaCTTATAATAAAAGATTGTTATGTGATTTTATGCATTTAATAAAATACGTTAACAgcttttattataaattatataagaatCAAGTATCATAAAATGGAATTTGTAGTTACAGATCGATCATACAACCATATATATagtttgaaagaaaaatatacAACCATATATCACATAAAGATTATAATAGACCATGATTATTCTCCCTTTACCCATGCTGTCATAATGATTGTTCTCCCTTCACCCGTGCAGGCAACTAGCTTTCTACACCGGCCCAACAGGTAACACATTCATACAAATTGAACTATCAATTATGTAAATGCAATCTCGGTAATGTGCTTAAATGTTTCAATGTATTTACTTTGGCAGTGGGCGGTTTGTTGAACGCCACTTGTGGAAACGCGACGGAGCTAATAATAGCGATACTAGCGTTGGCCAATAACAAAGTGGCAGTTGTTAAATACTCTCTGTTGGGTTCAATTCTCTCAAACCTTCTCCTGGTTCTCGGCTCTTCCCTCGTCTGTGGTGGAATTGCCAATATCCGCCGCGAGCAGCGGTTCGACCGGGTATATATATGCTCTCCCCCTTTGTAGATTCCGGTTTAATTCTTATGATAATTTGACAATAACCAATACCGAATTTAGTGTAACCAAACCtaacataattaattataatatataagaatgcATTGAAATacagtaagaattatccaattTTTCCAAATAATTCGTAGCGGTTATCAAAGCTgatatgattatttttaatgtgaatTATTCTCATCATTGTAACAGAAACAAGCTGATGTGAACTTCTTTTTGCTGCTCATGGGTCTGCTATGTCATTTACTCCCATTGCTGCTAAAATATGCAGCGACCGGAGAAGCATCGACCTCTCTGATCAACAAAATGTCGCTTAGCCTGTCCAGGACAAGCAGCATCGTCATGCTTATTGCTTACATTGCTTATCTCATCTTCCAGCTCTGGACTCACCGCCAATTTTTTGAAGCACAAGAGGTAactaaaagttataatttgCTAGACCAAGTGGAATGTGaataaaactatattatatgTTCAATGGAATTCAGGATGACGAGGATGATGCGTATAATGATGAAGTGACCGTTGAAGAAACTCCGGTGATAGGGTTTTGGAGCGGATTTGCTTGGCTAGCTGGGATGACACTCGTCATCGCATTGCTATCAGAGTATGTTGTGGCCACAATCGAGGTAATTAATTAAAGTTTATATGTTTAAACTCCATgaattatataagaaaacaataacaatattaatatggagattataaatatttggtCAGGATGCATCGGACTCATGGGGACTATCAGTGAGTTTCATAAGCATCATATTGCTTCCCATTGTTGGAAATGCCGCTGAGCACGCTGGAGCCATCATCTTCGCTTTCAAAAACAAGCTCGTGAGTTATATTTTGCTTTACAACGTTCTAGACTGTGGCATTTTGCTTGTCTGAGTTTGTTTATGCTTAGtgtaaattttttgttaaaatataacctacaatatttagaatttttaaacaaaatctgCTTGTtgcaaaaatatttgatagaaaAGAGATGAATATTTTGCAAAAATACTTAACAAATTGATCACAATGTTGCAGGACATATCTCTAGGGGTCGCGTTGGGCTCTGCAACTCAGATTTCTTTGTTTGTGGTAAGTAATGAAAGATTCGATGAAATGTTTACGTTCGATGTAACAAGAAATCTAAGACGATATTAACGAGTGTGTTTTCTCAGGTCCCTTTGAGTGTTATCGTTGCGTGGATCATGGGAATCAAGATGGATCTCAACTTCAACACCCTTGAAACAAGCTGTCTAGCCCTGGCAATTATCATCACAGCCTTCACTTTACAGGTTAACATTTCTCCTTACACTTACaatcaaatattatattagGATAACAATATGAATACatctaattttaatatattttactttataataatcGTTTGTATTTTTTGGGATGGTTATTAGGATGGAACATCTCATTACATGAAGGGACTTGTTCTATTGTTGTGCTATGTCATCATCGCCGCATGTTTCTTCGTCGACCAAATTCCTCAGCCAAAAGGTACCGGCCTGGAGATGCAACCCAAGAACAGTGAGGGAGGAGGATTTGTCTCTGCTTAGAATGGATAGAAAGAAATCATCAAATGACTTGGGAAACAAAGAAAGACAAATATGATTTGATTGATTTGTAAGACAAAACGGGAGAGACTTGTTAGAGAGATTCCTCAGCATGAATGAGAGCTAGTGAGTGAGGTAGCTTGGTGAAAACAGGTTTCTTTGATGTTTTATAAGAGGGTtacatttgtttctttttgttttgttgggattttatgtttaatcttgtatattataaaaactatatataaaagagCTTAGCTGGTTACAAAAATTTATTTGGTTAGTTGATGAATTGTAGTTCTAATTTTACTATTGTTATCTAGCTTTTGACATGTTCAAAAAGACTAGTCTGCATTAAATTTAGTATTACATTCGACTTCAGTAGAAAAccaactaaaaaaaatcaagaaacacaAGATGCATTAGAAGGAGAGTTTAGTCATGTTACATAGTTTTTTGGTATATTGTGTGTTGTGGATAATAAGCTGAAACAAACCTCCTTGAACCGCTAAGAACTGTTTCGCTTTCTTAGgaaagtaaaaaaagaaaagtacaCACCATTTGGATCTATAGTTGTTAACACACATTtagtcttcttcctcgtcatcatcagcatcatcatcgtcatcttcAGCATCATCGTCATCTCCTGCCTTTCCCTTATCTGGCTGCGCTTCCTGCAGAGAAACATTAAGCAAAACTCTTCAGAAACCTATAACTCAACAAGCAAAACACAATGGGTAGCGTACAAAACTCTGCATTGTTTATAGGAATTGTTACCTCCTCACtagcttcatcttcatcattcaCCTCAGACCTAGACTTTTCAGATTCATCACTCCCTTCCTCCTGCACCCATTGCAAGAAGATCAGAGTTAAGACACGAGAAATGTCTTCTATGCGAGATATGGCTTGAAGGCTTACCAAGTTTTTGTTGTATGCATCCATAAGCTTTTCATATTCAGCTTTCCTCTTCGCAGCTTTCTCTTCATATGGAGCTTTTTCCTTCAAAAGGGAAGAGGGTGAAAACTAATGGTCAGTATCACACACTAGTCACCTTTTTGATCTAAAGATCACAATAGAGTATTCACAAGTGATGTGTTTGTACGGTTAGCAGATATATCCATCAAAGTATAAGACTTACATCTTGAGACATTGACTTCCATTTCTGACCTGCAGCTTTCCCAACCTTAACAAGAATAAGCAAAGGTAAAGACTATGAGGACTTGATCCAAACAAAGGATTTGAAGTACATGTAACACTTTCAAAGGAATCTTCCAAATGCTTACAGCAGATACAGCCTTCACATTTGGATTCTCTTTCTTGAAAGTTATCCTAAAATCTTCTCTGAAGCAAAAGAAACCAAAGCAGTAGTAACTTTAGAACAGATTAAagaaccaacaacaaaaaaagtgAAAGCAAGGATCCAAGAATACTACTAACAGGAAGACAAAGAAGGCACTAGGAGCTCTTTTGGGTTTGTTAGGATCCTTCTTGGCCTTCTTCTCTTTACGAGTCTCTCCCTTCTCAGCCGGTGCCTTCCTCTTTCCCACCTttctgaaaaattcaaaaaagctTTCacctttatatttttagatCAAATCACAAAAGACAAGATGCTTTAAAGGACGACGAACCTGTCATCAACAGGCTTCAAGGCTTCCTTGGTGTTCTTAGCTTTATCTTTCCCCTTTGCTGTCTTCATCTTGGAAACTGTATAGAACCAAGCAAACTGAAACAAGTTCATAGTAAACTCAACATAgaacataataataatatcaaaacaaaaaacaatagaGAGAATCAATTACCCTTGAAGAGTACTCAAGAAGGATGGCAGATATGTTCGTTTCAGACAAACCTAAGCAGAACCAAAAGAGAAAGACGGTCGGAGAGAAAGAGATGCTTATTACCGGTTACCTGTTTAACCTAGGAAGAGTGCACAAGATCCCATGCGATTTGACCTGCTATAGGCGGTGAGATGATAATAGTAAAGGAAGGTCGTtgatttgaacggttgcgatcaaACGGTTACCCGCCAAATAGATGATACGATAAGGATGCGACGGAAGTCACGTGCGGGTCTAAGATGGGCCGGTCTTTTATCCAAGGTAAGGTTTGTGTGGGGTATATTATGGCCCAGACTTTGATTCACACACAAACCGTATTGACTTTCAATCAATTTCGAGAAAATCAAACcagaccaaaccaaaccgatcATTCCAAAAATCTCAAGATTATGTACAGTTGTACACACATTTTTTAATGACTAGAAAGTTCTAAGTTCATAAATTTGTATACCTGAGTTTCGTATTTTTTACTCTACATTTACCTTGATTGTAACGTCGAGAGAAAACTAAGACTCCAGATTGAATGTGACTCATCATcaataatcaaatattatacaaaatgcGTTTTTCTTTTACCTTTTCCTGATATTTGAGATTACATCATACTATTTGGTAACGAGTAGTCACAAACGattaaacagaaaaaaaaggaaCTAGACGTTGTTCCAACTCTCTCCTTTGGAGGCCGGTTCGGTTTTTAAAGTGTGAAGCATGAAACTACAAGCCTCCACGGCTTCTCCAACCGTTAAGAACATCCATTCTTTTCCCAACTTGTCATCGATGAATTTTGATCTGGTCAGTTTCTTTACAACTTCTCCTTTTGGATTTGCCAATACTAGctgagaattaaaaaaaaaaataacgtgagaaatattattatacggCAACACATCTTAAAGAAGTATTATTATACGACTTGCTACGTTACCTTCAACGCTCTTCGGtcaatgattttcttaatttcCTCCATCATGCTTATACCACTCGTGTCGATATTACCGACAGCTGTTTTGCTCAACACGCACACACAAAGTAAGCCTTGATCAAAGACAATGTCAGAGAAAATCAAGATATGTAATTACCGGACATATCGAGTATAACATATTGTAAACTGTTTTCTCCTGATGTTTTgaccctttcttcttcttcattgatCCACCTTGTGATTCTGTGcccaatatataaaagaatggaaaaataaataactaacaTCCATATTTGGCATGTATTTATGAATTAGGGTTAAGGTTACCTCTCACGCAAGTATCCAGCGTTGGCAAAGTAGATCGGTGCATCAATCTCCAAGATGAGAAGACCAGGAACCGTTCTTGAGTAAGGATACTGTTCAGTGTTTCTATAGATCATGCTGTTTGGTATGTTTCCCTTTA encodes:
- the LOC106448342 gene encoding vacuolar cation/proton exchanger 3 isoform X1, with translation MGSIAEPWGISESENANGTPKGLSRELRHGKTAHNMSSSSLRKKSDLRLIQNVPCKTLKNVLSNLQEVILGTKLALLFLAIPLAVIADYYHYGRPLIFGLSLIGLTPLAERVSFLTEQLAFYTGPTVGGLLNATCGNATELIIAILALANNKVAVVKYSLLGSILSNLLLVLGSSLVCGGIANIRREQRFDRKQADVNFFLLLMGLLCHLLPLLLKYAATGEASTSLINKMSLSLSRTSSIVMLIAYIAYLIFQLWTHRQFFEAQEDDEDDAYNDEVTVEETPVIGFWSGFAWLAGMTLVIALLSEYVVATIEDASDSWGLSVSFISIILLPIVGNAAEHAGAIIFAFKNKLDISLGVALGSATQISLFVVPLSVIVAWIMGIKMDLNFNTLETSCLALAIIITAFTLQDGTSHYMKGLVLLLCYVIIAACFFVDQIPQPKGTGLEMQPKNSEGGGFVSA
- the LOC106448342 gene encoding vacuolar cation/proton exchanger 3 isoform X2: MGSIAEPWGISESENANGTPKGLSRELRHGKTAHNMSSSSLRKKSDLRLIQNVPCKTLKNVLSNLQEVILGTKLALLFLAIPLAVIADYYHYGRPLIFGLSLIGLTPLAERVSFLTEQLAFYTGPTVGGLLNATCGNATELIIAILALANNKVAVVKYSLLGSILSNLLLVLGSSLVCGGIANIRREQRFDRKQADVNFFLLLMGLLCHLLPLLLKYAATGEASTSLINKMSLSLSRTSSIVMLIAYIAYLIFQLWTHRQFFEAQEDDEDDAYNDEVTVEETPVIGFWSGFAWLAGMTLVIALLSEYVVATIEDASDSWGLSVSFISIILLPIVGNAAEHAGAIIFAFKNKLDISLGVALGSATQISLFVVPLSVIVAWIMGIKMDLNFNTLETSCLALAIIITAFTLQVNISPYTYIYNNRLYFLGWLLGWNISLHEGTCSIVVLCHHRRMFLRRPNSSAKRYRPGDATQEQ
- the LOC106376908 gene encoding high mobility group B protein 1, with the protein product MKTAKGKDKAKNTKEALKPVDDRKVGKRKAPAEKGETRKEKKAKKDPNKPKRAPSAFFVFLEDFRITFKKENPNVKAVSAVGKAAGQKWKSMSQDEKAPYEEKAAKRKAEYEKLMDAYNKNLEEGSDESEKSRSEVNDEDEASEEEAQPDKGKAGDDDDAEDDDDDADDDEEED